The following are encoded in a window of Prochlorococcus marinus CUG1417 genomic DNA:
- a CDS encoding NAD(P)/FAD-dependent oxidoreductase — MEIIESDVVIIGGGPAGCTCALYTSRSNLKTVILDKNPSVGALAITHQIANYPGVPVDISGEKLLTLMREQAVQYGTDYRRAQVFGIDASGEWKMVYTPEGTFKAKALVLASGAMGRPASFKGEADFLGKGVSYCATCDGAFYKNREVAVVGVNKEAIEEATVLTKFASTVHWITSSDPKSDNEEAMELMDNSNIKHWSRTRLLEILGDDMGVNGVVVKNKKEENPINLNLDGVFVYMSGSKPITDFLGDQIALKEDGGVIVDDFMSTNSDGVWAIGDIRNTPFKQAVVAASDGCIAAMSIDRYLNSRKNIRVDWIHS, encoded by the coding sequence TTGGAAATCATTGAGTCAGATGTAGTTATTATCGGAGGAGGCCCGGCCGGATGTACTTGCGCACTTTATACATCTCGTTCAAACTTAAAGACAGTAATTTTAGATAAAAATCCATCTGTTGGCGCCTTAGCAATAACTCATCAAATTGCTAATTATCCAGGTGTCCCGGTTGATATAAGTGGAGAGAAATTACTTACTCTAATGAGAGAACAGGCTGTGCAATACGGCACAGATTATAGAAGAGCGCAAGTGTTTGGAATAGACGCTAGTGGAGAATGGAAAATGGTTTATACGCCAGAAGGCACTTTTAAAGCTAAAGCACTTGTACTTGCAAGTGGAGCCATGGGTAGGCCTGCATCATTTAAGGGCGAGGCGGATTTTCTTGGCAAAGGAGTAAGTTATTGTGCTACATGTGATGGGGCTTTTTATAAAAATAGAGAAGTTGCCGTTGTTGGAGTGAACAAGGAGGCAATTGAAGAGGCAACTGTTTTAACTAAATTTGCATCAACTGTGCATTGGATTACATCAAGTGATCCTAAATCAGATAATGAAGAAGCTATGGAATTGATGGACAATTCAAATATAAAACATTGGAGTAGAACAAGATTATTGGAAATATTGGGTGATGATATGGGTGTGAATGGGGTTGTTGTAAAAAATAAAAAAGAAGAAAATCCTATCAATTTAAATTTAGATGGAGTGTTTGTCTATATGAGTGGTTCAAAGCCGATTACTGATTTTTTAGGGGATCAAATTGCTTTAAAAGAAGATGGAGGAGTTATTGTTGATGACTTTATGTCTACAAACTCTGATGGAGTATGGGCTATTGGAGACATAAGAAATACACCATTTAAGCAAGCCGTAGTTGCGGCTTCTGATGGATGTATTGCTGCAATGTCAATTGATAGATACCTAAATAGTCGAAAAAATATAAGAGTAGATTGGATTCATTCTTAG
- a CDS encoding P-II family nitrogen regulator, translated as MKRLDLIFSERELDAIIKTLEKANVPGYTVMKHATGRGPERVVTEDMEFTGLGANAHVIVFCEQELIDKMRDNIRDDLSYYGGVAYISEATPL; from the coding sequence ATGAAAAGATTAGACTTGATATTTAGTGAAAGAGAACTAGATGCAATCATTAAAACATTAGAAAAAGCTAATGTTCCTGGATATACAGTTATGAAACACGCGACAGGCAGAGGTCCTGAAAGAGTTGTTACTGAAGATATGGAATTTACAGGATTAGGAGCAAATGCTCATGTAATTGTTTTTTGTGAGCAAGAATTAATAGATAAAATGAGAGATAACATCAGGGACGATTTAAGCTATTACGGAGGAGTTGCTTATATTTCTGAAGCAACACCCCTTTAA
- a CDS encoding sodium-dependent bicarbonate transport family permease produces MEINPILQNVLAPPVLFFLIGAISVLFKSDLEIPAPLPKLFSLYLLLAIGFKGGIEIQKSGFTDQVLPTLSAAVLMSLVIPLIGFLILRIKFDVFNSAAIAAAYGSISAVTFISAESFLESQKIAFDGFMVGALALMESPAIIVGLLLVKFAAPKNRPKSRKMHLSAILHESLLNGSVYLLLSSLIVGFLTASSNPSGIAKMEPFTGQLFYGAECFFLLDMGIVAAQRLPRLKSAGSFLIGFAIFMPLFNAFIGVFVARFLSLGPGNALLFVVLCASASYLAVPAAMRMTVPEAKSSYYISTTLGLTFPFNIVLGIPIYMSLVNTIIPLSPL; encoded by the coding sequence ATGGAAATAAATCCAATTCTGCAAAATGTATTAGCCCCGCCAGTTCTTTTCTTCTTGATTGGAGCAATATCAGTACTCTTTAAATCTGATTTAGAAATACCAGCTCCATTACCAAAACTCTTCTCCTTATATCTTCTACTAGCTATTGGGTTTAAAGGAGGTATAGAGATACAGAAGAGTGGTTTTACTGATCAAGTATTGCCTACTTTAAGTGCTGCAGTACTGATGTCACTTGTAATCCCACTAATTGGATTTTTAATTTTAAGAATTAAGTTTGATGTCTTTAATTCAGCCGCAATAGCAGCCGCATACGGATCAATTAGTGCTGTTACATTTATTTCCGCAGAAAGTTTTTTGGAAAGTCAAAAAATAGCCTTTGATGGGTTTATGGTTGGCGCCTTAGCTTTAATGGAATCTCCCGCAATAATTGTTGGATTATTACTTGTAAAATTCGCAGCTCCCAAAAACAGACCAAAATCAAGAAAAATGCATCTAAGCGCAATATTACACGAATCACTTTTGAATGGATCGGTTTATTTATTGCTCTCAAGCTTAATTGTAGGATTTCTCACTGCTTCAAGTAATCCCTCAGGGATTGCAAAAATGGAGCCTTTTACTGGACAATTATTCTATGGAGCAGAATGCTTCTTCTTGTTAGATATGGGAATAGTTGCTGCTCAAAGATTGCCGAGACTGAAAAGTGCAGGTTCATTTTTAATTGGCTTTGCCATTTTTATGCCTTTGTTTAACGCATTTATTGGTGTTTTCGTTGCAAGATTTTTATCTTTAGGACCTGGCAACGCACTTTTATTTGTGGTTTTATGTGCAAGCGCATCTTATTTAGCAGTTCCTGCAGCGATGAGGATGACAGTTCCAGAAGCTAAATCTAGTTATTACATTTCAACTACACTAGGTCTAACTTTCCCATTCAATATAGTTCTTGGCATTCCCATATATATGAGTTTAGTAAATACCATCATCCCATTGTCCCCTCTATAA
- a CDS encoding SulP family inorganic anion transporter codes for MKIINGFHLKNVRGDILGGITAAVVALPLALAFGNAALGPGGAIYGLYGAVVVGFLAALFGGTPAQVSGPTGPMSVTVAGVVAGLAAVGVPRDLSAGQILPLVMAAVVIGGLLQILFGILKLGKYITLVPYSVVSGFMSGIGVIIIALQIGPLLGISTRGGVVESLSTVFSNFQPNGAAIGVAIMTLGIVFLTPRKISQWVPSPLLALLIVTPISILIFGDGAIDRIGEIPRGVPSLNFPSFNQYFPIIFKAGLVLAVLGAIDSLLTSLVADNISQTKHNSDRELIGQGIGNAVAGLFSGLPGAGATMRTVINVKSGGSTPISGMVHSVVLLIVLVGAGPLAEQIPTALLAGILIKVGLDIIDWGFLRRAHKLSLKTSVVMYGVLLMTVFWDLIWAVLVGVFIANMLTIDSITETQLEGMDEDNPLSEDDQGKNALPADEKALLDRCSGEVMLFRLKGPLSFGAAKGISERMMLVRNYKVLILDITDVPRLGVTATLAIEDMMQEAKNNSRKAFVAGANEKVKDRLAKFGVEGIIETRKEALETALNEIA; via the coding sequence TTGAAAATAATTAATGGATTTCATCTAAAGAATGTAAGAGGCGATATTTTAGGAGGGATCACAGCCGCAGTAGTGGCTTTGCCTCTCGCTCTTGCTTTTGGTAATGCTGCGTTAGGACCTGGCGGAGCAATTTATGGACTATATGGAGCAGTAGTAGTTGGGTTTTTAGCAGCATTATTCGGCGGAACACCTGCTCAAGTTAGTGGGCCTACCGGTCCCATGAGTGTAACTGTTGCAGGCGTAGTAGCAGGCTTAGCAGCAGTAGGGGTTCCTAGAGATCTTTCTGCAGGACAAATTTTACCTTTAGTTATGGCAGCCGTAGTCATTGGCGGCTTACTGCAAATATTATTCGGAATTCTAAAATTAGGTAAATATATTACTTTAGTTCCATATTCTGTTGTTTCAGGATTTATGTCTGGTATTGGAGTAATAATCATTGCGCTTCAGATTGGACCATTACTTGGAATTAGCACTCGAGGTGGAGTAGTCGAATCTTTATCTACTGTATTTTCAAATTTCCAACCCAATGGTGCTGCTATTGGAGTAGCAATAATGACACTAGGTATAGTATTTCTTACTCCTAGAAAAATAAGTCAGTGGGTTCCTTCTCCTCTCTTGGCCCTATTGATAGTTACCCCAATATCAATATTAATTTTTGGAGATGGAGCTATTGATAGAATTGGAGAAATCCCAAGGGGAGTGCCATCTTTAAATTTCCCAAGTTTTAATCAATATTTCCCAATTATTTTCAAAGCAGGATTAGTTCTAGCAGTACTTGGCGCAATTGACTCCTTACTGACATCTCTAGTAGCAGACAACATCTCTCAAACAAAACACAATTCTGATAGAGAACTTATTGGTCAAGGAATAGGAAATGCTGTTGCAGGTCTATTTTCAGGTTTACCTGGAGCAGGAGCAACCATGAGAACAGTTATAAATGTTAAATCTGGAGGATCAACTCCAATTTCTGGTATGGTTCACTCGGTTGTGTTATTGATAGTTTTAGTTGGTGCAGGACCTTTAGCTGAACAAATACCAACTGCATTGCTAGCAGGAATTCTTATAAAAGTAGGCTTAGATATTATTGATTGGGGATTCTTGAGGAGGGCTCACAAATTATCTTTAAAAACATCAGTAGTAATGTACGGCGTACTTTTAATGACTGTTTTTTGGGATTTAATTTGGGCAGTTTTAGTCGGTGTATTTATAGCAAATATGCTCACTATTGATTCAATAACCGAAACTCAACTAGAAGGTATGGATGAGGATAATCCTTTATCAGAAGATGATCAAGGAAAAAATGCTTTGCCTGCTGATGAAAAAGCACTTCTAGATAGATGTTCAGGCGAGGTAATGCTATTTAGACTTAAAGGACCACTTAGTTTTGGAGCAGCTAAAGGCATATCTGAGAGAATGATGCTTGTAAGAAACTACAAAGTTTTGATATTAGATATCACTGATGTACCGCGACTTGGAGTTACTGCGACTCTGGCAATAGAGGATATGATGCAAGAAGCAAAAAATAATTCTAGAAAAGCATTTGTTGCTGGTGCTAATGAAAAAGTAAAAGACAGATTAGCAAAGTTTGGAGTTGAAGGCATTATTGAAACAAGAAAAGAAGCTTTAGAAACTGCTCTAAATGAAATTGCTTAG
- the hemB gene encoding porphobilinogen synthase — protein sequence MNSIIRPRRLRRTEAIREMVRENHLKAADFIYPLFIHEKDFKEEISAMPGTYRWDINGLIKEVIRAWELGIRCVVLFPKINDSLKTEDGAECFNEDGLIPKAIRILKKEIPEMTIMTDVALDPYSCDGHDGLVDKNGTILNDETIEILKKQALTQARAGADFIGPSDMMDGRVGAIRNALDNQGFCDVGIISYTAKYSSAYYGPFRTALDSAPRENSKKIIPDNKSTYQMDPANSKEALIESALDQYEGADILMVKPGISYLDIVYRISTFSNKPIAAYNVSGEYSMVKSAAMKNWINEKDIVLETLLSFKRAGAKLILTYHACDASQWLQDS from the coding sequence ATGAACTCGATTATTCGCCCAAGAAGATTAAGAAGGACTGAGGCAATTAGAGAAATGGTAAGAGAAAACCATTTAAAGGCTGCGGACTTTATATATCCATTATTTATTCATGAAAAAGATTTTAAAGAGGAAATTTCAGCAATGCCCGGAACTTATAGATGGGATATTAATGGCTTAATCAAGGAAGTTATTAGGGCATGGGAATTGGGAATAAGATGTGTGGTTCTTTTTCCAAAAATAAACGACAGCTTGAAGACTGAAGATGGAGCAGAGTGTTTTAATGAAGACGGTTTAATACCTAAAGCTATTCGAATATTAAAAAAAGAGATTCCAGAAATGACAATAATGACTGATGTTGCCTTGGACCCATATTCGTGTGATGGGCATGATGGATTAGTTGATAAAAATGGAACAATCTTAAATGATGAAACTATTGAAATTTTAAAAAAACAAGCTTTAACACAAGCAAGAGCTGGAGCAGATTTTATTGGCCCTAGTGACATGATGGATGGGAGAGTTGGAGCAATTAGAAATGCTCTCGATAATCAAGGATTTTGTGATGTAGGAATTATCAGTTATACAGCAAAATATTCATCTGCTTATTATGGTCCATTTAGAACTGCTTTAGATTCAGCTCCAAGAGAAAATAGCAAAAAAATAATTCCAGATAATAAGTCTACATATCAAATGGACCCTGCCAATTCAAAAGAGGCTTTAATTGAATCTGCATTGGATCAATATGAGGGAGCTGATATTTTGATGGTAAAACCTGGAATTTCTTATTTAGACATTGTATATAGAATAAGCACTTTTTCAAATAAACCTATAGCTGCATATAACGTTAGTGGGGAATATTCCATGGTAAAGTCTGCTGCCATGAAAAACTGGATTAATGAAAAAGATATTGTTTTAGAAACTTTGCTTAGTTTTAAAAGAGCAGGAGCAAAACTTATACTTACTTATCATGCTTGTGATGCATCACAATGGTTGCAGGATAGTTAA
- a CDS encoding VOC family protein: protein MKFTPGVNRIGHIALRVENLERAKSFYIKLGMNLVWDDKDWSYLEAGKGKDGLALLGPSYKAAGPHFAFHFENKKEVENIQNDLKNSGVKVGPLHEHRDGTASFYLKDTEGNWLEMLYVPPEGIQSNV from the coding sequence TTGAAGTTTACTCCAGGAGTTAATAGGATTGGTCATATCGCACTTAGAGTAGAGAATCTCGAAAGGGCGAAATCTTTTTATATTAAGCTTGGTATGAACTTAGTTTGGGACGATAAAGATTGGTCTTATTTAGAAGCTGGCAAAGGAAAAGATGGACTTGCTTTGTTAGGCCCCAGCTACAAAGCTGCGGGACCTCATTTTGCTTTTCATTTTGAAAATAAAAAAGAAGTGGAAAATATTCAAAATGATTTAAAAAATTCTGGTGTAAAAGTTGGACCTTTACATGAACATAGAGATGGAACAGCATCATTTTATTTGAAGGATACTGAAGGAAACTGGCTAGAGATGCTTTATGTTCCTCCTGAAGGAATTCAATCAAATGTTTGA
- a CDS encoding endonuclease MutS2, with protein MQEKSYSKKSYSHNTLDEESVNLLEWDSLKMHLSSFASTEMGKRAILSFEIPSEYDASKRLLNETVEITALESNLDKSISFSGVFDISRNIEICSKGGVISSSELLEIAKTISAARNLKKILLDFEQRPYISSFIKNLIDHQNVETIFKKGIESNGRISDNASNELSILRKELLSKKLERKALVEKFIQKNLAYLQDTTIGDRYGRPVLAVKVNYIDKFKGIIHDSSSSGNTVYFEPDSVVSKGNKIASLAARITSEEFKLLKKWSHVVCDNSENLTEMASILLRLENALTRSRYSKWIGGKTPTFEKNPIISLIGFSHPLLIWEHKKKGSPPPVAVDFHINRNIKVVAITGPNTGGKTAALKGLGLSLLMARAGLLIPSTINPVIPFCPNIYVDIGDNQSLEENLSTFSGHISRIKEILDSLDNRKGLSVVLLDEIGSGTDPLEGSALAMALLKEFANKSDITLATTHYGDIKALKYNDSRFENVSVAFDEDSFKPKYILNWGIPGRSNALSISKRIGLDESILNEAANYLKPKEVDNINSIIKGLEEERIKQQNSAEAAAELIARTEILHDELKRNYEYQKINAEKIQEIERAKLSKHIVSAKKEVIDLIKKLRDKNVNGEDTRVIGKRLKEIETEHLTQKKFEKSISWNPQVGDFVKIKSLNSTGQIIDLDKKGGFYEVKCGSFRSTLSVNDFEGINGEKPNFKSSKIEVKSKREDFYFSKIRTSKNTIDVRGLRVHEAEIIIEEKIRKFHGPLWIVHGIGTGKLKKGLRNWLSGLNYVDKIEDAANNEGGPGCSIAWIK; from the coding sequence ATGCAAGAGAAAAGTTATTCTAAAAAATCATATTCACATAACACTTTAGATGAAGAATCTGTAAACCTTTTAGAGTGGGATTCATTAAAAATGCATTTATCTTCGTTCGCCTCCACTGAAATGGGTAAACGAGCAATTTTAAGTTTTGAGATTCCTTCAGAATACGATGCATCTAAAAGACTTTTAAATGAAACTGTTGAGATAACTGCGCTAGAAAGTAATTTAGATAAATCAATTAGTTTTTCTGGTGTTTTTGATATCAGTAGAAATATTGAAATTTGTTCCAAGGGGGGTGTAATTTCATCTTCTGAATTGTTAGAAATTGCGAAAACAATTTCTGCAGCAAGAAATTTAAAAAAAATCTTATTAGATTTTGAACAAAGGCCTTATATTTCATCATTTATAAAAAATTTAATTGACCATCAGAATGTCGAAACGATTTTTAAAAAAGGCATTGAATCTAATGGAAGGATTTCAGACAATGCTAGTAATGAACTATCTATTCTAAGAAAAGAATTATTATCTAAGAAGCTTGAAAGAAAAGCATTAGTTGAGAAATTTATTCAAAAGAATTTAGCTTATTTGCAAGATACCACTATTGGAGATCGATATGGCAGACCAGTTTTAGCAGTGAAAGTGAATTATATAGATAAATTTAAAGGCATAATTCATGACTCTTCATCTTCAGGAAATACAGTATATTTTGAACCTGATAGTGTAGTAAGTAAAGGTAATAAGATTGCTTCTTTAGCGGCTAGGATCACATCAGAAGAATTTAAATTACTCAAGAAATGGTCCCATGTTGTTTGTGATAATTCAGAAAATCTTACTGAAATGGCATCCATTTTATTGAGATTAGAAAATGCTCTAACTCGTTCAAGATATTCGAAATGGATTGGAGGCAAAACTCCTACTTTTGAGAAAAATCCCATTATTTCTCTAATTGGTTTTTCTCATCCGTTATTGATTTGGGAACATAAGAAAAAAGGATCTCCTCCTCCAGTGGCTGTCGATTTTCATATAAATAGAAATATTAAGGTTGTAGCCATTACTGGTCCAAATACTGGAGGTAAAACAGCAGCTTTAAAAGGGTTGGGACTGTCTTTACTTATGGCTAGAGCAGGATTATTGATACCCTCTACTATTAATCCTGTTATACCTTTTTGTCCAAATATATATGTGGATATAGGAGATAATCAATCATTAGAAGAAAATTTATCTACCTTTAGTGGGCATATATCCCGAATAAAAGAGATTTTAGATTCACTTGATAATAGGAAAGGATTGTCAGTTGTTTTATTAGATGAGATTGGATCTGGTACAGATCCTCTTGAAGGAAGTGCTCTTGCTATGGCTTTATTAAAAGAATTTGCAAATAAATCTGATATCACTTTAGCAACTACACATTATGGAGATATTAAAGCTTTAAAATATAATGACTCCAGATTTGAAAACGTATCAGTTGCCTTTGATGAGGATTCTTTCAAGCCAAAATATATACTCAACTGGGGCATTCCTGGGAGGAGTAATGCTTTGTCAATTTCAAAGAGAATTGGCCTCGATGAAAGTATACTCAATGAAGCTGCAAATTATCTAAAGCCAAAAGAAGTTGATAATATTAATAGTATTATTAAAGGACTTGAAGAAGAGAGGATTAAACAACAAAATTCTGCAGAAGCTGCTGCAGAACTCATTGCAAGGACTGAAATATTACATGATGAATTGAAGAGAAATTATGAATATCAAAAAATAAATGCTGAAAAAATCCAGGAAATTGAAAGGGCTAAATTATCAAAACATATTGTATCTGCTAAAAAAGAGGTAATAGATTTGATTAAAAAATTAAGAGATAAAAATGTTAATGGAGAGGATACGAGAGTTATTGGAAAAAGATTAAAGGAAATTGAGACGGAACATTTAACCCAAAAAAAATTTGAAAAGTCAATATCATGGAACCCTCAGGTCGGCGATTTTGTAAAAATTAAAAGTCTAAATAGCACAGGACAAATTATAGATTTAGATAAAAAAGGAGGTTTTTACGAAGTTAAATGTGGTTCATTCAGAAGCACATTATCTGTAAATGACTTTGAGGGTATTAATGGAGAAAAGCCTAATTTCAAAAGTTCAAAAATTGAGGTTAAGTCTAAAAGAGAAGATTTTTATTTTTCTAAAATTAGAACAAGTAAGAATACAATTGATGTAAGAGGGCTTAGAGTTCATGAAGCCGAAATAATTATTGAAGAGAAAATTAGAAAATTTCATGGACCGTTATGGATTGTTCATGGAATTGGAACAGGAAAATTAAAAAAAGGATTAAGAAATTGGTTATCAGGTTTAAATTATGTTGATAAGATTGAAGATGCTGCCAACAACGAGGGTGGACCTGGTTGCAGTATTGCGTGGATAAAATAA
- the obgE gene encoding Obg family GTPase CgtA: MQFIDQANIILKAGKGGNGIVSFRREKFVPAGGPSGGNGGRGGSVILMADNNLQTLLDFKFKREIIAKDGCKGGPNKRSGASGEDTILKVPCGTEIRDIKTGIILGDLTKDKQSLTIAIGGRGGHGNAYYLSNQNRAPESFTEGKDGEIWEVQLELKLLAEVGIIGLPNAGKSTLISAVSSARPKIANYPFTTLIPNLGVVRKIDGNGCLFADIPGLISGAADGVGLGHDFLRHIQRTKILVHLIDAIAENPLHDFEIIEQELKKYGKGLLDKERIVVLNKMELVDDDYLKKITKKLEDLSKKKVLVISSSLKKGLSSLLSEVWKRI; this comes from the coding sequence GTGCAATTTATTGATCAAGCAAACATTATTCTTAAAGCTGGAAAAGGTGGAAATGGAATAGTTTCATTTAGAAGAGAAAAATTCGTTCCTGCTGGAGGACCTTCAGGGGGAAATGGTGGAAGAGGGGGTTCAGTTATTCTGATGGCTGATAATAATCTTCAAACATTATTAGATTTCAAATTCAAACGTGAAATAATTGCTAAAGATGGATGCAAAGGAGGTCCTAATAAGAGATCTGGTGCTTCAGGTGAGGATACAATCCTTAAAGTTCCATGCGGTACAGAAATAAGGGATATTAAAACCGGTATTATTTTAGGAGACTTAACTAAAGATAAACAGAGTTTAACTATTGCCATTGGAGGAAGAGGTGGACATGGAAATGCTTATTATTTAAGTAATCAAAATAGAGCCCCAGAATCTTTCACTGAAGGAAAAGATGGTGAGATATGGGAAGTTCAATTAGAACTAAAACTTCTTGCAGAGGTTGGGATTATAGGCCTTCCAAATGCTGGGAAAAGCACTTTGATTTCCGCTGTGTCATCTGCCCGTCCAAAAATCGCAAATTATCCCTTCACAACTCTAATACCTAACTTAGGTGTAGTAAGAAAAATTGATGGGAATGGTTGCCTTTTTGCGGATATTCCTGGATTAATATCAGGGGCAGCTGATGGAGTGGGTTTAGGGCATGATTTTTTAAGGCACATCCAAAGAACGAAGATACTTGTTCACTTAATTGATGCAATTGCAGAAAATCCTTTACATGATTTTGAGATAATTGAGCAGGAATTAAAAAAATATGGAAAAGGGCTTTTAGATAAAGAGAGGATAGTAGTATTGAATAAAATGGAACTTGTAGATGATGATTATTTGAAAAAAATTACAAAAAAGTTAGAAGATTTATCTAAAAAAAAAGTTTTAGTTATTTCTTCATCTTTAAAAAAAGGTCTATCTTCACTGCTTTCTGAAGTATGGAAAAGGATCTAA
- a CDS encoding CP12 domain-containing protein: MKSIDEHIQKDQSEIESAKAEGNLPKVRHLTEELKELEEYKDHHPEDKHDPNALELFCDANPDEPECLVYDD, encoded by the coding sequence ATGAAATCCATTGACGAACACATCCAAAAAGATCAATCGGAAATCGAATCTGCAAAAGCAGAGGGCAATCTTCCAAAGGTCAGACATTTAACTGAAGAACTAAAAGAACTTGAAGAATATAAGGATCATCATCCAGAAGACAAACATGATCCTAATGCCTTGGAATTATTCTGCGATGCCAATCCGGATGAACCAGAATGTCTTGTTTATGATGATTAA
- a CDS encoding glutathione S-transferase family protein, giving the protein MQNKYLIKASKKFWYWFWAQLMNGFAPSDLHGNYKRPKGITIDNEYDINNENGQIYLLVGNSCPWCQRTLLVHEIKHLSKKVKVIFLKADVEHGEWIFNTKIKGCRRLSELYKKANKKIIFRATLPLLICFSKDEVNILSNESSQIIRLLNSIKIQSKYQIWTIKDCNQKFLDLINNNINDGVYKCGFARNQSAYEKASQNLFTAINEVENLLQKNKGDWIFGEQLTYADIYLFPTLIRWELIYSKLFKCTEQELSSFEKIIEWRLKFFKLSHVKRTCFDNEWKKDYYKALFPLNPNQLIPVLPTLEEIMRLES; this is encoded by the coding sequence ATGCAAAATAAATACCTTATTAAGGCCTCCAAGAAATTCTGGTATTGGTTTTGGGCCCAACTAATGAATGGCTTCGCACCATCGGATTTACATGGTAATTATAAAAGGCCTAAAGGTATAACAATTGATAATGAATACGATATTAATAATGAGAATGGACAAATTTATTTATTGGTAGGCAATTCTTGTCCATGGTGTCAAAGAACTTTACTCGTACACGAAATTAAACACTTATCAAAAAAAGTTAAGGTTATATTTTTAAAAGCCGATGTTGAGCATGGCGAATGGATTTTCAATACAAAGATTAAAGGATGTAGGAGACTTTCAGAACTTTACAAAAAAGCTAATAAAAAGATTATTTTTAGGGCGACATTACCTCTTTTAATCTGTTTTTCAAAAGATGAAGTAAATATTTTGTCTAATGAAAGTTCCCAGATTATAAGACTACTTAATTCAATAAAAATTCAATCAAAATATCAGATATGGACAATTAAAGACTGTAATCAAAAATTTTTAGATTTAATTAATAACAACATTAATGATGGCGTATATAAATGTGGTTTTGCAAGAAACCAGTCAGCTTATGAAAAAGCTAGTCAAAATCTTTTCACAGCTATAAATGAAGTTGAAAATTTACTACAGAAAAACAAAGGGGACTGGATATTTGGAGAACAGTTAACCTACGCAGATATTTACCTTTTTCCAACGCTTATAAGATGGGAATTGATATATAGCAAACTTTTCAAATGTACTGAACAAGAACTATCAAGTTTCGAAAAGATTATTGAATGGAGATTAAAATTCTTTAAATTATCTCATGTAAAAAGGACTTGCTTCGACAATGAATGGAAAAAAGATTACTACAAAGCTTTATTTCCTTTAAATCCAAATCAACTAATCCCAGTTTTACCAACACTTGAGGAAATAATGAGATTAGAGTCATGA